From a single Kingella potus genomic region:
- the cysD gene encoding sulfate adenylyltransferase subunit CysD, whose amino-acid sequence MSLQNNHLDWLEAESVYIIREVIANAKNPALLFSGGKDSVVLLALAVKAFKIEGRALKLPFKLLHIDTGHNYPEVIRFRDETAAATGVELVVGSVEASIKKGTVVLRRETDSRNAAQAVTLVEAIEENGFDALMGGARRDEEKARAKERIFSFRDEFGQWDPKNQRPELWDLYNTRLFPGENMRVFPISNWTELDIWQYIERENLALPPIYYAHEREVVERGGLLVPVTPLTPKREGETAHIRSVRFRTVGDISCTCPVASTAATPADIVAETAAATISERSATRMDDRVSEAAMEERKKQGYF is encoded by the coding sequence ATGAGCCTGCAAAACAACCATCTCGACTGGCTGGAAGCCGAGTCGGTGTACATCATCCGCGAAGTGATTGCCAACGCCAAAAATCCCGCGCTGCTGTTTTCCGGCGGCAAAGATTCCGTCGTGCTGCTTGCGCTGGCGGTAAAAGCCTTCAAAATCGAAGGCCGCGCCCTGAAACTGCCGTTTAAGCTGCTGCACATCGACACCGGCCACAACTATCCCGAAGTCATCCGCTTCCGCGACGAAACCGCCGCCGCAACAGGCGTGGAACTCGTCGTCGGCAGCGTGGAAGCATCCATAAAGAAAGGCACGGTGGTCTTGCGCCGCGAAACCGATTCGCGCAATGCCGCACAAGCCGTTACGCTGGTGGAAGCCATCGAAGAAAACGGCTTCGACGCACTGATGGGCGGCGCGCGGCGCGACGAAGAAAAAGCCCGCGCCAAAGAGCGCATCTTCTCGTTCCGCGACGAATTCGGCCAATGGGATCCGAAAAACCAACGCCCCGAGCTTTGGGACCTGTACAACACACGGCTGTTCCCCGGCGAAAACATGCGCGTGTTCCCGATTTCCAACTGGACGGAACTCGACATCTGGCAATACATCGAACGCGAAAACCTCGCCCTGCCGCCGATTTACTACGCCCACGAACGCGAAGTGGTCGAACGCGGCGGCCTGCTCGTCCCCGTAACGCCGCTCACCCCCAAGCGCGAAGGCGAAACCGCACACATCCGCAGCGTGCGTTTCCGCACCGTGGGCGACATCTCCTGCACCTGCCCCGTGGCCAGCACCGCCGCCACACCCGCCGACATCGTGGCCGAAACCGCCGCCGCCACCATCTCCGAACGCAGCGCGACCCGCATGGACGACCGCGTCTCCGAAGCCGCCATGGAAGAACGCAAAAAACAGGGATATTTCTAA
- a CDS encoding sulfate adenylyltransferase subunit 1 yields MTAPVLRFITAGSVDDGKSTLIGRLLYDSKTLLSDHAAKLEAAAQNGQTPDFAALTDGLAAEREQGITIDVAYRYFATPRRKFIIADTPGHEQYTRNMVTGASTADAAVVLIDATRVNFAGSDGTAALLPQTKRHSAILKLLGTPHIIAAVNKLDLVGFDENLYGKITAAYRSLAAQLGISAQIHFIPISALGGDNIVNRSTNTSWYQGDALLPLLENLPARESSSENLPAHFPVQRVLRQDGSSSDDFRGYQGRLEAGRLKTGDAVRILPTGATARIAAIYGINGRTDTARAGDALTLTLDADIGISRGDTIVSAANPTLPQQKIEAALCWFDDTPLNPARRYLLKHTTHTAPAKIKAVRHVWDVNTLRAGQADTLQTNDIGLVEIALQQPIAATAYAANPATGAFILIDEATNHTAAAGMIRIADSGADRFAI; encoded by the coding sequence ATGACCGCACCCGTACTCCGTTTCATCACCGCCGGCAGCGTGGATGACGGCAAATCCACCCTCATCGGCCGCCTGCTCTACGACAGCAAAACCCTGCTGTCCGACCATGCCGCCAAGCTCGAAGCCGCCGCGCAAAACGGCCAAACCCCCGACTTCGCCGCCCTCACCGACGGCCTCGCCGCCGAACGCGAGCAAGGCATCACCATCGATGTCGCCTACCGCTACTTCGCCACCCCGCGCCGCAAATTCATCATCGCCGACACCCCGGGACACGAACAATACACCCGCAACATGGTAACAGGCGCATCCACCGCCGATGCCGCCGTCGTCCTCATCGACGCAACCCGCGTAAACTTTGCCGGCTCCGACGGCACCGCCGCACTGCTGCCGCAAACCAAACGCCACAGCGCGATACTGAAACTCCTGGGCACCCCGCACATCATCGCCGCCGTCAACAAACTCGACCTGGTCGGCTTCGACGAAAACCTGTACGGCAAAATCACCGCCGCCTACCGCAGCCTTGCCGCACAGCTCGGCATCAGCGCACAAATCCACTTCATCCCCATCAGCGCATTGGGCGGCGACAACATCGTAAACCGCAGCACCAACACCTCCTGGTATCAGGGCGACGCACTGCTGCCCCTGCTCGAAAACCTGCCCGCACGCGAAAGCAGCAGCGAAAACCTGCCCGCCCATTTCCCCGTGCAGCGCGTATTGCGCCAAGACGGCAGCAGCAGCGACGACTTCCGAGGCTATCAGGGACGGCTCGAAGCAGGCCGTCTGAAAACGGGAGACGCAGTCAGAATCCTGCCCACAGGCGCAACCGCCCGCATTGCCGCGATTTACGGCATCAACGGCCGCACCGACACCGCCCGCGCAGGCGACGCACTCACCCTCACGCTCGATGCCGACATCGGCATATCGCGCGGTGACACCATCGTATCCGCCGCCAACCCCACCCTGCCGCAACAAAAAATCGAAGCCGCGCTGTGCTGGTTTGACGACACCCCGCTCAACCCCGCCCGCCGCTATCTCCTGAAACACACCACCCACACCGCCCCCGCCAAAATCAAAGCCGTGCGCCATGTGTGGGACGTAAACACCCTGCGTGCGGGACAGGCCGACACCCTGCAAACCAACGACATCGGCCTGGTCGAAATCGCCCTGCAACAACCCATCGCCGCCACCGCCTACGCCGCCAACCCCGCCACCGGCGCGTTCATCCTCATCGACGAAGCCACCAACCACACCGCCGCCGCAGGCATGATACGCATCGCCGACTCCGGAGCGGACAGGTTTGCGATTTAA
- the fic gene encoding protein adenylyltransferase Fic, producing MPQDTDRQSKLRAYDLYDSGKIHRLEVGTAKGLQDIHRHLFGGLYPFAGQIREQNISKGNFRFANALYLRAALDAVEKMPENSFDEIIDKYVEMNVIHPFLEGNGRATRIWLDLILRKRLGKVADWQRVDKCLYLQAMERSPVNDLEISFLLQNALTDQTDSREVFMKGIDQSYYYEQPD from the coding sequence ATGCCCCAAGATACCGACCGTCAAAGCAAACTGCGTGCTTATGATCTGTACGACTCAGGCAAAATCCACCGCCTTGAAGTCGGTACGGCCAAAGGTTTGCAAGACATCCACCGCCACCTGTTTGGCGGCCTGTATCCGTTTGCGGGGCAAATCCGCGAGCAGAATATTTCCAAAGGCAATTTCCGTTTTGCCAACGCGCTTTATTTACGCGCCGCGCTGGATGCGGTGGAAAAAATGCCGGAAAACAGTTTTGACGAAATCATTGACAAATACGTGGAAATGAATGTCATCCATCCCTTTTTGGAGGGTAACGGCCGCGCTACACGCATCTGGCTGGATTTGATTTTGAGAAAGCGTCTCGGCAAAGTGGCGGACTGGCAGCGCGTGGACAAGTGCCTTTACCTGCAAGCAATGGAGCGCAGCCCTGTGAACGATTTGGAAATCAGCTTCCTGCTGCAAAACGCCCTTACCGACCAAACCGACAGCCGCGAAGTGTTTATGAAAGGCATCGATCAGTCCTATTATTACGAGCAGCCCGATTAG
- a CDS encoding nucleotidyltransferase domain-containing protein, translating into MTAYLVQPQNYKEFSERKLDEIKKKIKEQEFFSSDNLNNLCIYTTGSLARLEATEKSDLDIFIIGEDADNYNYGKIDEIKIFSELIKINMELKFPEFSNDGEFLKIFKYNEVEKIIGSPNDDHHNWFTARMLLILESKCLYNEEKYNELIGRIIKFYLRDKSKKDFKLYFLLNDILRFWRTLCLNYEVSRTQQKKWEKKNISLKFSRRLTVFATIIYICVFQINSEDRLLEMIKKTPLDRLNESIEKLSGNCKIQNLFSKFKDEYDNFLNLKEGYDSNQDDKSIISELRKLSNSDTFRELISEILVNNGDIDKHLKLFLIS; encoded by the coding sequence ATGACTGCTTATCTAGTACAGCCCCAAAATTATAAAGAGTTTTCAGAAAGAAAATTAGATGAAATTAAAAAGAAAATAAAAGAGCAAGAATTTTTCTCATCTGACAATTTGAATAATTTATGTATTTATACAACTGGCTCTCTTGCTCGCTTAGAAGCAACGGAAAAATCTGATTTAGATATTTTCATAATCGGGGAAGATGCTGACAATTACAACTATGGAAAAATTGATGAAATAAAGATATTTTCAGAGTTGATAAAAATTAATATGGAATTGAAATTTCCAGAATTTAGTAATGATGGCGAATTTCTCAAGATATTTAAATATAATGAAGTTGAGAAAATTATAGGTTCTCCAAATGATGATCATCATAATTGGTTTACTGCCAGGATGCTTTTAATATTAGAAAGTAAGTGTCTATATAATGAAGAAAAATATAATGAATTAATTGGTAGAATTATTAAATTTTATTTGAGAGATAAATCTAAAAAAGATTTTAAGCTATATTTTCTACTAAATGATATATTGCGATTTTGGAGAACACTCTGCTTAAATTATGAGGTAAGCAGAACACAGCAAAAAAAATGGGAAAAGAAAAATATTAGCTTGAAATTCAGCAGAAGATTAACAGTTTTTGCCACCATTATATATATATGTGTTTTCCAAATTAATTCGGAGGATAGGCTGCTAGAAATGATTAAAAAAACTCCCTTGGACAGACTTAATGAGTCCATTGAGAAGTTGAGTGGCAATTGCAAGATACAAAATTTATTTAGTAAGTTTAAGGATGAATACGATAATTTTTTAAATCTAAAGGAAGGCTATGATTCCAACCAAGATGATAAATCGATAATATCTGAGCTTAGGAAGCTTAGTAATAGCGATACATTTAGAGAGTTAATATCTGAGATACTTGTTAATAATGGTGACATAGATAAGCATCTTAAATTATTTTTAATTTCATAA
- a CDS encoding IS1595 family transposase yields MKITHCKLKKSIQKKLLQFFVLEVTARSAADLLGIHPNSAALFYRKIREVISYYLSLEADAVFDGAVELDESYFGGHRKGKRGRGAAGKVAVFGILKRGGKVYTVVVKNAKIETLLPVITRKIMPDSIVYTDCLSSYDVLDVSGFTHHRINHSKLFADRQNHINGIENFWNQAKRVLRKYNGIDRKSFPLFLKECEFRFNFGTPSEQLKVLRRWCEI; encoded by the coding sequence ATGAAGATAACCCATTGTAAACTAAAAAAGAGTATCCAAAAAAAACTCCTTCAATTTTTTGTACTCGAAGTTACCGCCCGTTCTGCTGCCGATTTATTGGGCATCCACCCCAATTCAGCAGCACTGTTTTACCGCAAAATTCGTGAAGTCATCAGCTACTATCTTTCATTGGAAGCTGACGCTGTTTTTGATGGCGCTGTCGAATTAGATGAAAGCTATTTCGGTGGGCATCGTAAAGGCAAACGGGGGCGCGGAGCAGCGGGAAAAGTGGCGGTATTTGGTATTCTTAAACGGGGTGGGAAGGTTTATACCGTGGTTGTTAAGAATGCCAAAATAGAAACCTTACTTCCTGTTATCACAAGAAAAATCATGCCTGACAGCATTGTTTATACCGATTGTTTAAGCAGCTATGACGTGTTGGATGTAAGTGGTTTTACCCACCACCGCATCAACCACAGCAAGCTGTTTGCCGACAGACAAAACCATATCAACGGCATTGAGAATTTTTGGAATCAGGCAAAACGGGTTCTGCGAAAATATAACGGAATTGACCGTAAATCTTTCCCTCTTTTCTTGAAAGAATGTGAGTTTCGTTTTAACTTTGGTACACCGTCCGAGCAGCTTAAAGTGCTGCGTCGGTGGTGTGAAATTTAG
- the uvrA gene encoding excinuclease ABC subunit UvrA: MCNKPYHQNDNDTIRIRGARTHNLKNVDLDIPRHKLVVVTGLSGSGKSSLAFDTLYAEGQRRYVESLSAYARQFLQMMDKPDVDLIEGLSPAISIEQKSTSHNPRSTVGTVTEIHDYLRLLYARVGTPHCPEHGKPLSSQTVSQMVDHVLGLPENTRVMILAPAVRERKGEFVDFFADLQAQGFARVRVDGEVYQLDEVPKLEKNIKHNIDVVIDRVKVKADIKQRLAESFETALRHGGERALALEMDSGAEHWFSAQFACPVCSYSLPELEPRLFSFNNPVGACPTCDGLGNMNFFDPERVVMHPELSLAAGAIKGWDKRNQFYFQMIQSLAAHYGFDVDTPFEKLPEKVKNTVLHGSGKEVIDFRYLSEKGTTFNRSHAFEGIIPNLERRFRETDSNTVREELLQYQSHRACKSCGGARLRKEARYVYVGGQPLHEISAKPLTQAHHFFETLDLEGNKKQIAEKILKEITERLGFLINVGLDYLNLSRSAETLSGGEAQRIRLASQIGSGLTGVMYVLDEPSIGLHQRDNDRLLATLKRLRDLGNSVIVVEHDEDAIREADFVVDMGPGAGEHGGSVLVAGTPAQVAACEQSVTGQYLSGKKTIRLPEKRTPVNPERMLVLKGARGNNLKNVTLELPLGLITCITGVSGSGKSTLINDTLAKITARELNRAHEEPAPYDDITGLEHLDKVINVDQSPIGRTPRSNPATYTGLFTPIRDLFAGVPLSRERGYSVGRFSFNVKGGRCEACQGDGVIKVEMHFLPDVYVPCEVCHGKRYNRETLEVQYKGKNISQVLEMTVEEARTFFDAVPTVARKLQTLMDVGLGYIRLGQSATTLSGGEAQRVKLALELSKRDTGRTLYILDEPTTGLHFADIALLLEVIGRLKGKGNSIVIIEHNLDVIKTADYIVDLGPEGGDGGGRIIACGSPEEVAKAEIGYTGKYLETLLELKF, translated from the coding sequence ATGTGCAACAAACCCTACCATCAAAACGACAACGACACCATCCGCATCCGCGGCGCGCGCACGCATAATTTGAAAAACGTCGATTTGGACATTCCCCGCCACAAGCTGGTGGTGGTAACGGGTTTGTCGGGCAGCGGCAAGTCTTCGCTGGCGTTTGACACGCTGTATGCCGAGGGGCAGCGGCGTTATGTGGAAAGCCTTTCCGCCTATGCGCGCCAGTTTTTGCAGATGATGGACAAGCCCGATGTGGATTTGATCGAGGGTTTGTCGCCCGCCATTTCCATCGAGCAGAAATCCACCAGCCACAATCCGCGTTCCACCGTCGGCACGGTTACGGAAATCCATGATTATCTGCGTCTTTTGTATGCCCGCGTCGGCACGCCGCACTGCCCCGAACACGGCAAACCGCTGTCCAGCCAAACCGTGTCGCAGATGGTCGACCACGTTTTGGGGCTGCCTGAAAACACGCGCGTGATGATTCTTGCCCCCGCCGTGCGCGAGCGCAAAGGCGAATTTGTGGACTTTTTCGCCGACTTGCAGGCGCAGGGTTTTGCCCGCGTGCGCGTGGACGGCGAGGTCTATCAGCTTGACGAAGTGCCGAAGCTGGAAAAAAACATCAAGCACAACATCGATGTGGTCATCGACCGCGTAAAAGTGAAAGCCGACATCAAACAACGTTTGGCGGAAAGTTTTGAAACCGCGCTGCGCCACGGCGGCGAACGGGCTTTGGCCTTGGAAATGGACAGCGGCGCGGAACATTGGTTCTCCGCGCAGTTTGCCTGCCCCGTGTGTTCGTACAGCCTGCCCGAGCTCGAACCGCGCCTGTTTTCGTTCAACAACCCCGTCGGCGCGTGCCCCACTTGCGACGGCTTGGGCAATATGAATTTCTTCGACCCCGAGCGCGTGGTGATGCACCCCGAATTATCGCTGGCGGCGGGCGCGATTAAAGGCTGGGACAAGCGCAACCAGTTTTATTTCCAGATGATTCAGTCGCTGGCGGCGCATTACGGCTTTGATGTGGACACGCCGTTTGAAAAGCTGCCTGAAAAAGTCAAAAACACCGTGCTGCACGGCTCGGGCAAAGAAGTTATCGATTTCCGCTACCTTTCCGAAAAAGGCACAACCTTCAACCGCAGCCACGCTTTCGAAGGCATCATTCCCAATCTGGAACGCCGTTTCCGCGAAACCGATTCCAACACCGTGCGCGAAGAGCTGCTGCAATACCAAAGCCACCGCGCCTGCAAAAGCTGCGGCGGCGCACGTTTGCGCAAAGAAGCGCGCTATGTGTATGTGGGCGGACAGCCGCTGCACGAAATTTCCGCCAAGCCGCTCACCCAAGCCCATCATTTTTTTGAAACTTTGGACTTGGAAGGCAACAAAAAACAAATCGCCGAAAAAATCCTCAAAGAAATCACCGAACGGCTGGGCTTTCTGATTAACGTCGGGCTGGACTATCTCAACCTGAGCCGCAGCGCCGAAACCCTTTCCGGCGGCGAAGCCCAGCGCATCCGCCTTGCCAGCCAAATCGGCAGCGGCTTGACCGGCGTGATGTATGTGTTGGACGAACCCTCCATCGGCCTGCACCAGCGCGACAACGACCGCCTGCTCGCCACCCTCAAACGCCTGCGCGACTTGGGCAACAGCGTCATCGTGGTAGAACACGACGAAGACGCCATCCGCGAAGCCGATTTCGTCGTCGATATGGGCCCCGGCGCGGGCGAACACGGCGGCAGCGTCTTGGTAGCCGGCACGCCCGCACAAGTCGCCGCCTGCGAACAATCCGTTACCGGCCAATACCTCAGCGGCAAAAAAACCATCAGGCTGCCTGAAAAACGCACTCCCGTGAATCCCGAACGGATGCTCGTACTCAAAGGCGCGCGCGGCAACAACCTCAAAAACGTAACGCTGGAACTGCCGCTGGGGCTGATAACCTGCATCACCGGCGTATCCGGCAGCGGCAAATCCACCCTGATTAACGACACCCTCGCCAAAATCACCGCCCGCGAACTCAACCGCGCCCACGAAGAACCCGCCCCCTACGACGACATCACAGGTTTGGAACACCTCGACAAAGTCATCAACGTCGACCAATCCCCCATCGGCCGCACCCCCCGCTCCAACCCCGCCACCTATACCGGCCTGTTCACCCCCATCCGCGACCTCTTCGCCGGCGTACCCCTCTCGCGCGAACGCGGTTACAGCGTCGGACGCTTCTCCTTCAACGTCAAAGGCGGCCGCTGCGAAGCCTGCCAGGGCGACGGCGTGATTAAAGTAGAAATGCACTTCCTGCCCGACGTTTACGTCCCCTGCGAAGTCTGCCACGGCAAACGCTACAACCGCGAAACCCTCGAAGTGCAATACAAAGGGAAAAACATCAGCCAAGTGCTGGAAATGACCGTAGAAGAAGCCCGCACCTTCTTCGATGCCGTCCCCACCGTCGCCCGCAAACTGCAAACCCTGATGGATGTAGGCCTCGGCTACATCAGACTCGGCCAGTCCGCCACCACCCTCTCCGGCGGCGAAGCCCAGCGCGTCAAACTGGCGTTGGAGCTGTCCAAACGCGACACCGGCCGCACCTTGTATATTCTCGACGAACCAACAACAGGACTGCACTTCGCCGACATCGCCCTGCTGCTCGAAGTCATAGGCCGTCTGAAAGGCAAAGGCAACTCGATTGTGATTATCGAGCATAATCTGGACGTGATTAAAACCGCTGATTACATTGTGGATTTGGGACCGGAAGGCGGCGATGGCGGGGGAAGGATTATTGCTTGCGGGTCGCCTGAGGAGGTTGCAAAAGCAGAAATCGGTTATACTGGAAAATATTTGGAAACTCTATTAGAATTAAAATTTTAA
- a CDS encoding RHS repeat domain-containing protein, producing MFQAAFNSSKGCLKATTPKRTVFIWDGTKLAQEYNYKGTYTYIYTDQDSYEPLAHVFHNGKDDKLYLSYYHTDQIGIPREQTDQFGNLLWYGEYTAWGSLKSESKVYPNAHQPFRLQNRYCDEETGLYDNLFRYYDPNSGRFINQDPIGLLGGENLYWFVPNALVWIDPLGLKELYYLVAKKDGFYPLMEWGKRKPVGQVWLKKGDIWKIGETKNIVNGSQRRYSATWLLRMNLEYRSVMREPKSMMQRWERLKIVKYIKRWKKLPPSNKCKH from the coding sequence TTGTTTCAGGCAGCCTTCAATAGCTCAAAAGGCTGCCTGAAAGCCACCACCCCCAAACGCACCGTCTTTATTTGGGACGGTACCAAACTGGCGCAGGAATACAATTACAAAGGTACTTACACCTATATCTACACCGACCAAGACAGCTATGAACCTTTAGCCCATGTCTTCCATAATGGCAAAGACGATAAGCTGTATTTAAGCTATTACCATACCGACCAAATTGGCATCCCGCGAGAACAGACTGACCAGTTTGGTAATCTGTTGTGGTATGGCGAATATACTGCTTGGGGCAGCCTGAAAAGCGAAAGCAAAGTCTATCCGAATGCACATCAACCATTCCGCCTGCAAAACCGGTATTGTGATGAAGAGACGGGGTTGTATGACAATCTGTTCAGGTATTATGACCCGAACTCTGGGCGGTTTATCAATCAGGATCCGATTGGGTTGTTGGGGGGAGAGAATCTTTATTGGTTTGTGCCTAATGCTTTGGTTTGGATTGATCCTTTAGGTTTGAAAGAACTATACTACCTAGTTGCGAAAAAAGATGGCTTTTATCCTCTAATGGAATGGGGAAAGCGGAAGCCAGTAGGTCAAGTTTGGCTTAAAAAGGGGGACATATGGAAGATTGGAGAAACAAAAAATATAGTTAATGGTTCGCAACGAAGATACTCGGCAACGTGGCTGCTAAGAATGAATTTGGAATATAGATCTGTCATGAGAGAACCAAAGTCTATGATGCAACGATGGGAGCGTTTAAAAATAGTAAAATACATTAAACGCTGGAAAAAACTTCCACCTAGCAATAAATGTAAACATTAA
- a CDS encoding DUF2750 domain-containing protein has translation MGLPSQAINSILNLSNEERYKYAIKRIADSRVLYVLADDDENWSLWSDDQGHTSLAIWPEMEFAKISLEEDGDVELSIFELELEMFLEEGIPWLMENNFGIALFPTPNNSTITDIGAIQFASVINQILDESYGEALDLPYL, from the coding sequence ATGGGTCTGCCAAGTCAAGCTATAAATTCGATTTTAAATTTATCGAATGAAGAACGTTATAAATATGCAATTAAAAGAATTGCAGATTCAAGGGTTCTTTATGTTTTAGCAGATGATGATGAAAACTGGTCACTTTGGAGTGATGATCAGGGACATACGTCTCTAGCCATTTGGCCGGAAATGGAATTTGCTAAAATATCTTTAGAAGAAGATGGTGATGTGGAGTTGTCGATTTTTGAGTTGGAGCTAGAAATGTTTTTAGAAGAAGGCATTCCTTGGCTGATGGAAAATAATTTTGGTATTGCGCTATTTCCTACACCCAATAACTCTACTATTACAGATATAGGTGCGATACAGTTTGCGTCTGTAATTAATCAGATATTAGATGAAAGCTATGGGGAAGCATTAGATTTACCTTACTTATAA
- a CDS encoding dihydrofolate reductase yields MQKITLIAACAENGVIGIGNRMPWHLPEDFAFFKAYTLGKPVVMGRKTWESLPKKPLPGRRNIVVTRQAGYAAEGAQTVSSLAAAFALCADEAETVVMGGGEIYREALPQASDLRITEIALRPQGDAFFPAIDAALWRENTREERTAANGLHYAFVHYVRRL; encoded by the coding sequence ATGCAGAAAATCACCCTTATCGCCGCCTGCGCCGAAAACGGCGTGATCGGTATCGGCAACCGTATGCCCTGGCATCTGCCCGAGGATTTCGCCTTTTTCAAGGCCTACACTTTGGGCAAGCCGGTGGTTATGGGGCGCAAAACCTGGGAATCGCTGCCGAAAAAGCCGCTGCCCGGCCGCCGCAATATTGTGGTTACACGCCAGGCGGGCTATGCCGCAGAAGGTGCGCAAACCGTTTCTTCGCTTGCCGCCGCGTTCGCGCTGTGTGCGGATGAAGCGGAAACCGTGGTTATGGGCGGCGGCGAGATTTACCGCGAAGCCCTGCCGCAGGCTTCGGATTTGCGGATTACGGAAATCGCGCTGCGGCCGCAGGGCGATGCGTTTTTCCCCGCAATCGATGCCGCTCTGTGGCGGGAAAACACCCGCGAGGAACGCACGGCGGCAAACGGTTTGCATTATGCGTTTGTGCATTATGTGCGCAGGCTTTGA
- a CDS encoding Fur family transcriptional regulator, with the protein MKRNGLLMKQKIIDQARANGAQVTALREQVLDIVLQQEGVIKAYQVLSLMQQQSPTPVAPPTAYRALDFWVEQGVLHKITAVNGYVLCSHARHDCSEHGHEDHTGHSHSAFILVCTKCGAVDEQSLSRQWQELQQALGDTGFEMTEKHLVLTGVCAKCH; encoded by the coding sequence CTGAAACGGAACGGACTCCTAATGAAACAAAAAATCATCGACCAAGCCCGCGCCAACGGCGCACAGGTAACCGCCCTGCGCGAACAGGTTTTGGACATTGTTTTGCAGCAGGAAGGCGTGATCAAAGCCTATCAGGTACTCTCGCTGATGCAGCAGCAAAGCCCCACCCCCGTCGCCCCGCCCACCGCCTACCGCGCCCTCGATTTCTGGGTGGAACAGGGCGTGCTGCACAAAATCACGGCGGTAAACGGCTATGTGCTGTGCAGCCACGCCCGCCACGACTGCAGCGAACACGGCCACGAAGACCACACCGGCCACAGCCACAGCGCGTTCATCCTCGTCTGCACCAAATGCGGCGCGGTAGACGAACAATCTCTGAGCAGGCAGTGGCAGGAATTGCAGCAGGCTTTGGGCGATACCGGCTTCGAAATGACGGAAAAACATTTGGTACTGACCGGAGTGTGCGCAAAATGTCATTAA
- a CDS encoding CobW family GTP-binding protein, translating to MSLKKTKVHLISGFLGTGKTTALKSLMAQKDPNEKWVIIVNEFGEIGIDGAVLSDNGIPVAELAGGCLCCTAGAQLGATVQKMLRDAQPDRLLIEASGLAHAAGVIDELKAPPFDKMLEIAAVFTVVDPRQFTDPDYANQALYKDQIGVCDVLVASKTDLCSPEQLAGFHAQAAKLFPPKAKVAEVRNAQLDIRWLDIPVIEKPRYRLKSESLPDNTMGFQSEGYTFPAGCDFDGEKLTDFFNRLPQMAEGLVRAKGVFQVLGTWVWLNWVDGRWGASQVSWRRDSRFELIAKSFDADLIEKTLNDALEK from the coding sequence ATGTCATTAAAAAAAACCAAAGTCCACCTGATTTCCGGTTTCCTGGGCACAGGCAAAACCACCGCGCTCAAAAGTCTGATGGCGCAGAAAGACCCGAATGAAAAATGGGTGATTATTGTCAACGAGTTTGGCGAAATCGGCATCGACGGCGCGGTATTGAGCGACAACGGCATCCCCGTGGCCGAACTGGCGGGCGGCTGCCTGTGCTGCACCGCCGGTGCGCAACTGGGCGCAACCGTGCAGAAAATGCTGCGCGACGCACAGCCCGACCGCCTGTTGATCGAAGCCAGCGGGCTGGCACACGCCGCCGGCGTGATTGACGAACTCAAAGCCCCGCCCTTCGACAAAATGCTCGAAATCGCCGCCGTGTTTACCGTGGTCGATCCGCGCCAGTTTACCGACCCCGATTACGCCAACCAGGCTCTGTATAAAGACCAAATCGGCGTGTGCGACGTATTGGTGGCCAGCAAAACCGATTTGTGCAGCCCCGAGCAGCTTGCCGGATTCCACGCCCAAGCCGCCAAGCTGTTTCCGCCCAAGGCCAAAGTGGCGGAAGTGCGGAACGCGCAGCTCGACATCCGCTGGCTGGACATCCCCGTTATCGAAAAACCGCGCTACCGCCTGAAAAGCGAATCTCTGCCCGACAACACCATGGGTTTCCAGTCGGAGGGCTACACCTTCCCCGCCGGATGCGATTTCGACGGCGAAAAGCTCACCGATTTTTTCAACCGGCTGCCGCAGATGGCCGAAGGGCTGGTGCGCGCCAAAGGCGTGTTCCAAGTGCTCGGCACCTGGGTGTGGCTCAACTGGGTGGACGGCCGCTGGGGCGCAAGCCAGGTCTCATGGCGGCGCGACAGCCGCTTCGAGCTGATTGCCAAATCGTTTGACGCGGATTTGATTGAAAAAACGCTCAACGACGCTTTGGAAAAATAA